Below is a genomic region from Deltaproteobacteria bacterium.
CTAAAGGTATAGAATGGTGCGCTGGGGTACCAAAATGTAACAAATCCATCCTAATTTGCGACAATCTCGTAGAACGCAGTGCGTTGACACTCTATGACCCAAAGAGGCTTCACTGGCCTTGACTTACGGTGCTGTATCTTGGAGTTTTGACTTGCGTATTGATGCGCCCAAAGTCGAGGCTCCTAAGGGTCTCAGACGTGAGGTACCAACACGATGTTAACGGTATTTGTTCCGAAAGAGCAGGTTCGGGGAGAGACCCGAGTCGCAGCCATTCCTGAAACTATAAAGAAGCTTGTCAAAGAGGGTTTAGCGGTTCGTGCAGAATTTGATGCGGGGCTCTCTTCAAGTATTACCAATGCGATGCTTGAAGAAGCGGGTGCGGCTATTGTTCCAGCGGGGAGCGAAGCTGCAGCTTGGGCCGAGTCTGACGTGGTGCTTAAAGTGGCGCCGCCCACGACTGAGGAAGCGGGCCGCCTTAAGGAAGGTGCGCTGCTTGTTGGTTTTATTTCGCCTCATGCCAATCTCGATGTGGTCAAGGTTTTGATGGAGCGCAAGGTGAGTACCTTGGCCATGGAACTCGTGCCGCGAATCAGCCGTGCACAAAGCATGGATGCGCTGAGTTCACAGGCATCGATCGCCGGTTATAAAGCGGTACTTATTGCTGCTGCATCTCTTGATAAGTACTTTCCATTGATGATGACTGCAGCGGGTACCGTCAAGCCAGCGCGCATTGTTGTGATGGGTGCGGGGGTGGCAGGATTACAAGCAGTTGCGACGGCCAAGCGATTGGGTGCAATTGTTGAAGTTTCCGACATTCGCGGCGCCGTAAAAGAACAAGTCGAATCCTTGGGTGGTAAGTTTATTGATTTGCCCATGGATGAAAGCGGGGATGGCGAGGGTGGCTATGCCAAAGAGGTCACGCCCGATTTTCTCAAAAAGCAACAGGCCATTGTAGCAGAGCATGTTAAGAATGCAGATGTTGTCATCACCACTGCCGCGGTTCCTGGTAGACCTGCTCCGAAGCTGGTTACTGAGGAGATGGTCAAAAGCATGCGCGAAGGTGCAGTCATCGTAGACCTTGCAGTTGCCACCGGAGGTAACTGCGTACTTTCAAAACCAGACGAGAATGTTGTGGCCCATGGCGTAGAAATCATCGGCCATTCCAACCTTGCGGCAAGTGTGCCCGCTGATGCGAGCATGCTTTACTCACGAAATGTTCTGACGCTGATGAAGCTCTTGATTGCCGAGTCGGCCATCAATCTTGATCTCGAAGATGAAATTGTTGCAGGTGCATTGCTGACTCATGAAGGTGTGTGCCGGCATGAGCGAACAGCGGCTGCTCTTGAAGGAGGCAACTGATGGATAATCCAATGGCGATGGGACCTCTCTTAATAGGTTTGTACGTTTTTATTCTAGCCATGTTTGTGGGCTTTGAGGTGATAACCAAAGTACCTCCCACTTTACACACTCCATTGATGAGTGGGGCGAACGCCATCAGTGGCATCACCATTGTTGGTGCTTTGGCGGTTGCCATTACACCTGAGGCCTCCGTGTCTAACCTTCTGGGTGCAGCAGCCATTGCTTTTGCAACGATTAATGTGGTCGGCGGCTTTCTTGTGACCGGTCGTATGCTGGCGATGTTTGGGAGTAAGAAAAAATGACGAGCGATTTAGTTCACTTTGTATATTTACTTTCGGCGGTTCTATTTATCTTCGGATTAAAGAAACTGACCAAAGTCAAAACGGCCGCTACTGGTAATAAAATTGCTGCTTTGGCCATGTTTTTGGCAATTGTCGGAACCTTGCTGGAGTTGCACTTACCAGACAGTGCCGGCTCAATACCGTCCATTGACTACCGCTGGATTATCGGCGGCATCGTTGTGGGTGGAG
It encodes:
- a CDS encoding Re/Si-specific NAD(P)(+) transhydrogenase subunit alpha yields the protein MLTVFVPKEQVRGETRVAAIPETIKKLVKEGLAVRAEFDAGLSSSITNAMLEEAGAAIVPAGSEAAAWAESDVVLKVAPPTTEEAGRLKEGALLVGFISPHANLDVVKVLMERKVSTLAMELVPRISRAQSMDALSSQASIAGYKAVLIAAASLDKYFPLMMTAAGTVKPARIVVMGAGVAGLQAVATAKRLGAIVEVSDIRGAVKEQVESLGGKFIDLPMDESGDGEGGYAKEVTPDFLKKQQAIVAEHVKNADVVITTAAVPGRPAPKLVTEEMVKSMREGAVIVDLAVATGGNCVLSKPDENVVAHGVEIIGHSNLAASVPADASMLYSRNVLTLMKLLIAESAINLDLEDEIVAGALLTHEGVCRHERTAAALEGGN
- a CDS encoding NAD(P) transhydrogenase subunit alpha is translated as MAMGPLLIGLYVFILAMFVGFEVITKVPPTLHTPLMSGANAISGITIVGALAVAITPEASVSNLLGAAAIAFATINVVGGFLVTGRMLAMFGSKKK